From the Microcoleus sp. FACHB-672 genome, the window ATCTTCTAGCGATTCCATCTCACAGAACCGGCGCACCTCATCGGCGTTGCAGAAAATCGTATCGCAATAGTCCGTCACCAATTTGTGAAAATCACCGGCAAAGCGATCCACTAGAAATGAATCAGAAAAGGTAAACGAAACTTTGACCCCGTTGCGCTTAGACTGCTCCATCGTCTCTACGCTAGCTTGGCGGGGTTCTGGCGCATCCCAAAGATAGCCTTCAATATAGCTGTATTGGCACTGCTTCAGTCGCTCCACATCAATATCTGTGGCGGCTAAGGTGGTGGAAACGCCCAAATTGGTACACATGGTGCGCTCAGCGTCGGGAGTTGTCAGCACCAAACAAGTGCCGGTTGGGCCATTTGATGAAGGCGCTGGTTGCACGTCAAATTCAATGCCGGCTGCTATCATGTCCTGCCGGTAAAATTCCCCGTTGGTATCTTTGGCAACTTTACCCGAATAGAAGCCGGTGCCCCCACTCTGGGCGAGGGCGATCATTGCGTTGGCTGCCGATCCGCCGGATCTCAGTTGCAGGGAGGTGTGCGCCAAGTTATGCAAAAGGCCGGCTTGCCTTTCGGCGTCCACCAAAGTCATTGAGCCACGATTTAGGGAATGTTCCTGGACAAAATCATCTTGCACTAATGCAAGAATGTCTACTAAGGCGTTGCCGACGCCAAATACACCGACTGGTTTTGACTGCTGGTTGTTTTCTGTCATAGAACCTTTTTCTTTTTAAGAATTATACACCGATTGAGGTTTAATTAAAATTAAAAAGCTTTGGTTAATTCAAAATTATAAAATTAGTTAAAATCTAAGTTTTAAACGATATGAGTGATGCTTGTTTTCCTCTTTTAATTCAGCAGATGTTGCAGCCGGCCTTTTATTCCCATTCGGTTAGGGAGCCGATAGAGCTAATTCAAACCCATATTTCTTTCGTTTTGCTGACAGGTGATTACGTTTACAAAATAAAGAAGCCAGTGAATTTTGGTTTATTGGATTATTCCACTTTGGAAAAACGACGTTTTTTTTGCGAAAGAGAATTGCTTTTGAATCAGCGGGGTGCGCCGGATATTTATTTAGAAGTTCTGCCGATTAGTCAACTAGGAAGTCAATTTCAGTTAGGTGGCGTGGGTGAGCCGGTTGAATATGCACTTAAAATGCGTCAGTTTCCCCAAGAAGCCCTATTTATTAATTTGTTTCAGCGAGGCTTGTTAACGGAACCGCATTTAGAAGAACTGGGGCGTTATGTAGCGAATTTTCATAAAAAATCCTTAAGCAATGAGTGGGGTCGCAGTTTTGGTAATGTTGCTCAGATTCGAGAGGCAATTGAGCAAAATTATCAGCGCACAGAAAAGTATGCCGATTGGCTATTAAGTCCGGAGCAGTTTGCAGAAATTAGAAGATTTACCGATAATTTCTTTTCTCAATATCAAGCCGTGTTTAACGGTCGAATTGAGAATGGTTGGATTCGAGAATGTCATGGAGATTTGCATTTAAGTAATATTGCTTGGTGTCAGAATCAAGTTTTGCTGTTTGATTGTATTGAATTTAATGATCGTCTACGCTGCGTTGATGTTATGTTCGATCTTGCTTATGCAGCCGTTGATTTGGAGGTAAGACAGCGCTCGGATTTGAGCAATATTTATTTAAATACTTATATTGAGCAAACAGGTGATTGGGAAGGGTTGCAGGTATTGCCACTGTATTTGATTCGGCAAGCTTATGTTAGGGCGATGGTAACATCTTTTTTGCTAGACGATCCGAGTGTTTCATCTGAAGAAAAACAGAAGCCGGTGGAAACTGCTAAAAAATATTACAACCTGGCTTGGCAATACACGCAACCGCGTCGAGGTGAGATTATTTTAATGTCAGGTTTATCGGGTTCTGGTAAGAGTACAGTAGCGCGGCATTTAGCGCATCAAACGAATGCTATTCACATTCGATCAGATGCCGTTCGGAAACATTTAGGAGGGATTTCTTTAAAAGAACGGGGAGGAGAGGATCTTTATACACCTGAGATGACTCACAAGACCTATCACCGGCTGTTGAAATTGGGAATAATGCTAGCAAAGCAAGGTTGGTTAGTGATTTTGGATGCTAAGTACGACCGGCAAGCGCTCAGGTTGGAAGCACTCGCTCAATCTCAAGCAAATCATCTACCTCTGCAAATTATTCACTGCACAGCGCCGGTGGATGTTTTGCGAGACCGGCTACAGCGCCGCCGAGGTGATATTGCTGATGCAACTGCCGATCTGCTGCCGGTGCAACAAGCAACGGCTGAACCTTTCACAGACTTTGAACAATCTTATGTAAAAATTATAGATACCACACAAAATCTAGATACACAATTAGAATAAGCGTATTATAGAATAATATAATGAGTTTGATATAGAATTATACAACTATGTAAAAGAAAGATTCCAAGAATTATTGAAAAGTCAAAATTATTCTTTTGAACAAGAATTAAAAGAATTTCAATCTTTAAATAGAACTTACGGAAGCCTGTACTCATTTAGCTATATGGGCATACAAAAATTCAAAAGAAATAGCTCGAAATATACATGGTAAAAAATAGTCGTTCTGAAAATAAAATCGTTAATCGAAAGTTTGAGCGAAAACCTGCCGGCCTTTCTAAAGGATTTTATATAGGATTGCAAGTTTGGATGTTGTTTCTTGTTGCCTTTCTTTCTCTGGGATATCGAATTGCTTTGAGTGTTTTTTTAGGGGCTGTCGGAGGTTTTGCTGCCGGCTTTATAAACGCTTGGTGGCGAACTAACGATCCAGATTTCCCACCCGGTGATGAGACTGAGAATCAGCTTTCTAAATTGGCTAAAGCGCGTTTAGAAACGCTGGAAAAACAGCAAACCTCTAGTTTGGCAAAACAGAGCCGGTGGACTCGTCAGGCAGGTTCAAGCCGGCGCTTATTTGACGATCCTCCTGAGCCAATTGATGAAAATGATGAAGAAGATGAAAAGGTAAAAGAATAAGCTATTTTAGATTTGAAACTGAGAGGTTATTTAAAAAGAGCCGGTTCGTGATACTGCTGCTGCACCGGCAGATCAATAATAAACTCTGTTCCCTCACCAGGTGCTGAAACACAACTCAGTTCGCCTCCGTGTTTATCTACCACAATTTGATAACTAATTGACAGCCCCAAACCTGTGCCGGCACCCACAGGTTTTGTCGTAAAGAATGGATCAAAAACGCGCTGTTTAACATCCTGGCTCATACCTGGGCCATTATCTGAAATTCGGATTTCCACGCGCTGCCCATTTAAAAGGCCGGTGTGAATCCGAATCGCCGGCATCACTAAAGCATTTCCCAGTTTTCTGTCCATCTCCAAAGCATCAATTGCATTTGCCAAAATATTCATAAACACCTGATTTAATTGCCCAGCAAAACAGTGTACCGGCGGCAATGTTCCATACTCTTTAACTACCTGAATTTCAGACATTGCCCCTTTGGCTTTCAAACGATTTTGCAGAATCAATAAAGTATTATCAAGCCCCTCATGAATATCCACAGATTTCATTTGCGCTTCATCCAGTCGCGAGAAATTCCGCAGTGATAAAACAATCTGGCGAATACGTTCAGCCCCCACTTTCATCGATGATAAAAGTTTCGGTAAATCTTCTTTTAAGAATTCTAGGTCTATTGCTTCGATTTCATCTTGAATCACCGGCAGCGGTTTCGGATAGGATTGCCGGTAAAGCTCCACAAGATTCAGCAAATCTTCAATGTATTCCATCGCCGGGTCAACATTGCCATAGATAAAACTCACCGGATTGTTAATTTCGTGAGCAACACCGGCAACCATTTGCCCCAAAGACGACATTTTTTCCGTTTGAATTAGTTGTGCTTGCGTTTGTTGCAGCGCTTTCATCGCTTGCTGAAGTTGTTGGGCTTGTTCCCTCGCTGCCCGCGCTGCCTCGGTGGCATGGGCGTAGAGTTCCGCTTGGCTGATGGCGATCGTGACTTGGTCACTAATCGCTTGCAACAGCGTCAATTCACTATCTCGCCAAGGACGAGGCCCACTACAGTGACCGCAGCTAAGCCAACCCATTTCTCCAGCCAGTGTGACAATGGGAATAATCGCAACTGAGGTATAGCCCCAACTTGTGTGCATCTGCTGATATTCTGGATCGGCAGACAGGGTAAGATCGTCCACCCGAATCATGTCCCGATTGAACAGCTTTGCCATGTAGTGATTTTCTGGATGATTCGGATAGTGACCCAAGAGGCTGGGAAACTCAGGATTTCGGGCTTCTTTGACCACTTCCCAAGAGGCGGTTTGACCTTGAAAATTTGAATTTGGGCTAGAAAAATCTCTCAGATGACTGCCACCGGCATTTGAGCGATACCAAATAAACAGACAGCGATCAATTTGCAACAAATTGCGAATTTCGCGCACAGCTGCGTCCAAAATCTTATCTAAATCTAAGGAGTTGCGGATTTGACTGGCTAACTGGTTGAGCAGCGCTTCTCGTTTAGCCAAGTTTCTAAATCGCGCTTCCGATTTCCGCAAAGCTGCCTCAGCTCGCTTACGTTGGGTGATGTCGCGCCCCACTGCCTGAAATTCTATAACATCACCCGATTCGTCAAAGATGGCCCGATTTGTCCACTGCTGGGCGCGGATTTCCCCATTCGGCAAAACGAGCCGGTTTTCCCAAGTGAGGACGGGATTTTTGAGGGAGACAGATTTTAAGTTTTTGAGCACAATCGCCTGTTCCCGTTCCGGGATTGCTGACATAAAGCGATCTCCGATCAGCTGTTCTCGCTGCTTGTTGAAGTACCGGCAGTAGGCGTCATTGACAAACGTTAGGCTTCCATTCGGCAAAAACCGGCAGATTAATTCGGTTTGATCTTCAACAATTGCGCGATAGTGCTTTTCGCTGGTTAAGAGTGCCTCTTGTGCCTGCTTGCCTTCGGTGATGTCGGTGGAAATGCCATCGAGGCGGATCGCTTTACCCTCGGCATTGTGAACGACTCTAGAGCGATCACGCAGCCAGCGCACTTCCCCACTACCGTGGATGATGCGGTATTCTAATTCAACGGTGCCGGCTTCAAAACGCTGATGAGTAACGTTTTGAACGCGCTGCCGATCTTCTGGGTGAATAGCGTCTACCCAGATGTTTGGATTTGTCAGAAAATCGCTAACTGAGCGTCCATAAACTGTTTCGACGGCGGAACTCAAATAAAGCAACTGGAAGGTTGTCGCATCAACTGACCAAACCACGTCATCAAGCGAATTGAGAATACTATTAAGCCGTTCTTCACTTTGATGCAGCGCTTCCCCCACCAGCTGCCGTTCAGCTATCTCTTCTTGCAATCGCTTGTTAGCTTGTCTGAAGGCTTTTGTGCGTTCCTGAACTCGAATTTCCAAGTCTTCGTTTAACTTTTGCAACGCTTCTTCGGCCCGTTTGCGTTCTGTAATATCGGTGGCAATTCCGTCCAGGCGCAGGGGGATACCGTCAGCATTGCAAGTCAAATGTCCTCGGTCATGCAACCAGCGCACTTCTCCATCAGGCCGGACAATTCGGTATTCTATCTCTTTTAAGCCGGTGGTAAACATTTGCTGGGAGGCTAACATTGCGCGTTCACGATCCTCTGGGTGAACCACTTCCTGCCATAGGCTTGGATGTTGGAAAAATTCTGAGGCTGGCCGGCTGTACACAGTTTCTACTGCGGGATTGACGTAAAGCATTTCAAAAGTTTGTGCAGAAACAGACCATACGATATCTGTGAGGGAGTTGAGAATGCCTTCTAGCCGGTCTTCCGATTCCCGCAGTGCTTCTTCCATGCGCTTGCGATCGGTGATATCGCTGCCGATCAGGGTGACAGCAACGACTTTACCACCGTTGTGAACCGGCCCAAGTCGGCTGGAATACCAGCAATAGTTGTCGGCAGAACCCACCCAGGCAAGTTCGCAATTCTGGGGTTGGCCGGTTTCAAAAACGCTGTTGATGCTCTGTCTTAATTGTTCGCGCGACTCTAGGGGCACGCAGTCATAAATACTGGTTCCAATAACTTCCTCTATGGTTAATCCTGGCAGGACGCGATTGATAAACTGAATCGCGCCGGTGGCATCTGCGGTGATAATCGTATCCGGTGCGTTTTCTACTAAAGAACGCCATTTCGCTTCTGATTCCTGTCGTGCCATTTCCGCCCGCTTGCGATCAGTGATGTCTTGAGCTAAACAGACAAACCCTTGAATTTGACCTTCATCATCCCGCAAAACTGAAGCTGAAAAATAAACAGGAATTTTCTCACCATTTTTAGCTAATAGCGTTGTTTCTTTCCGACCTAAAAAACTGTTGTTTTGAGTCAGTTCGCTATCTTCTAGATCTTTTAAGAATCTATCATCTCCTAATATAACTTTTAAAGATTGGCCGATTAGATCGCTTTCATCGTCATATCTCAGCAACAAAAAAGCCGCAAAATTAAAAGTTTTAATCGTCATGTCATGATTGAGGACGATCAAAGCATCTATCATCGACCTCAAAACATTATCGAAATAAGATTGAGAAACCGTAATCTTGGCTAAATTATCGGCCATTGTATTAAAAGTATCTGCCAAGATTGAAATTTCAGTTAAATTTTTAGATTTTAACCTAACATCCAATTTACCTTGACCAATTTTAACGGCAGCATCTTTAATTTCAATAATCGGCTGCACAACTTTTTTTGCTAAAAATAATCCTAGATAAATGGCTAAAATCGTAACTAATATGATTGATGCCAAGTTAAGCTGTAGAGCATTTTTCACATTACGAGCAGATAGTTCTTCAGCAAGCCTGAGATTGTCTGCCTCTATTGCAATAGCTCGATCCATTAAATCAAGAAATTCTTCTTCTGTTTCTTCCAACTCCTTTGTAGCTGCTAAAATCGCTGCATTTGTGGTGCGGTTATTTTTCAAATCAATGACTTGTTTATTCTTTTGAAAAAAGATATTTTGATATTCTTGAAGTTCTTGAAACAACTTTTTTGATTGAGAATCGCGTGGAAGAGATTCTAATCTTTTCATCCAAGCATCCATTTCTTTCTGGGCTGCTGCAAATTCTGCTTGTTCCTCTTTCCGGTATTGTGCAAGATTTTGTGCTTCCCTCTTGTTAGAGGATGTCCTAGCTAATTCAGACTTAATTAAAGCTTGACTTAAAGTTTCTGCAATCATTCTTGAGGATGCAGACTTTATTTGTTCTAATCCAAGTATTTTAGGAATAGTCGTTTGCGAAATTCGCAATAAATAAGAATTATTATTTTTTTCTAAAAGTACATTAATGATTCCTAAAAGGGCAACTAAAGAAGCCAGCCCCAAGAAACTCGAAACAAAAGCAGTCCTTAGCTTCATTTTATTCTGATTGTTTGTGAGGAGGCCGAAATTCAACGCATCATCCTAGGACTGAGCGAGGACAGTGAGCGTGTGCTAGACCTAAGACTTTTTCTATTTTGGCAGACTTACTAAATGTTGGGTAATCAGTCGTTGCTTGACCCCGATCTATTGCCAGTGCCACGCCGGCTGGGCAATTTAAGTAAAAATGAAATTCAGGTGATGTGAATAAAATAAGCCCCTTTGAGAGGCATTTTTTCAGGATGGATTTCACCGGCATCTGGGAACGCGACACCGCGCAAAGGCTTGGGCTAACGGATTTCACGCTCAATGAGCAACAGCAGAGGGTATCTGGCTCTGCTACCCTATTGCAATAGTATTCCCCGCTCAAACTCTCCTGCTAAACCAATGTTTCTGTTTTTGTCAAAGTTGCTGCCGATATTCATCTATCCCTTGGGGCTAAGCAGTCTGCTGATGCTCGTCGCCCTAGTTATATTATGGAAGCGCCCTCGCTGGGCAGCAGCGGTGATTTCGCTGGCTTGGATTATTTTGTTGCTGGGGAGTAACGGCTGGGTGGCGCAGGGTTTAGTTCGTTCGCTGGAGTGGCAGAATTTGCCGGCAACCCAATTACCTGAAGCGGATGCCATTGTCGTCTTAGGCGGCGCAGTCAAGCCGGCTATCTCGCCTCGTCCTTGGGTTGATGTCAGTGAAGCCGGTGATCGAATTCTTCACGGTGCTCAGCTATACCGACAAGGGAAAGCGCCGTTTCTCATCCTCAGTGGCGGGCGTATTGAGTGGAAAGGCGGGGGGCCGGCAGAATCCGAAGATATGGCCAAAATCGCTGAAACAATGGGGGTACCCAAAGATGCGATTCTCCAAGATCCCACCTCACTCAACACCCACGAAAATGCCGTCAACGTGCGAAAAATCCTCGACTCTCAAGGGATTCGCCGGCAGGTATTGCTTGTCACCTCAGCTATGCATATGCCGCGATCGCTGCTCATTTTCAAGCGGCAAGGCATCCAAGCAACTCCCGCACCTACAGACTTTTTGGTGAGCGAACAAGAGTTGCAAGAAATTAATAGTAGCTGGCAATCAACACTGCTCAATATTCTCCCCGATGCCGACAACCTCCAGCAAACAACCAAAGCATTAAAAGAATACATCGGTCTTGTTGTGTATCGCTTGCGCGGTTGGCTTTAAACCGGCCAAATGTAGCGAGTGAGTTCAGCCGTTTCTAGCGCCGCAGTTGATTCTTTAACGGGTATGTTATGGTGAGCGTAACCTTTCCTCTTCACACAAAAGCAAGTCGGAAGTTCATCTGAGCGACCGATCAAGGTTGAGGAATCTTTACTTGTCGCGCGAATTATTGCGTTTTTGTCTGCTTCCCTGTCAACCCTGGCATTGTTGCCTGTAACACCCATGAAGTTCAACGACTTGCGATGGATCGTTCCTGCGCCTCAGCCCGACATTGAAATTTTAGAAACGCACCAGATTAGCCGCGAGTTTTACCGGGAAGTTGAGCAGCGCGAAGAGTTTAATGAATACTGTCGGTGGTATTATGAAACCGCCCAGAAAAACCGGCGAGAGCTAGATAAAATGCGGGGTGATATCAATATTTTTGGTTGGTTTTTCCGAGGACGAAAATAAAAAGTAAAAAGGCAAAGCAAAGAATCCTTTCTTATTACTGTTGCCTTTTTTAAATCGACTCCTTATTCGATCATCTCTAGCTCATTTCCTTGAAAGTGTGCTCTGAATTTCTTGTCAAACTTGACATGAACAGGCAGG encodes:
- a CDS encoding ATP synthase subunit I, with protein sequence MVKNSRSENKIVNRKFERKPAGLSKGFYIGLQVWMLFLVAFLSLGYRIALSVFLGAVGGFAAGFINAWWRTNDPDFPPGDETENQLSKLAKARLETLEKQQTSSLAKQSRWTRQAGSSRRLFDDPPEPIDENDEEDEKVKE
- a CDS encoding adenosine kinase; the encoded protein is MTENNQQSKPVGVFGVGNALVDILALVQDDFVQEHSLNRGSMTLVDAERQAGLLHNLAHTSLQLRSGGSAANAMIALAQSGGTGFYSGKVAKDTNGEFYRQDMIAAGIEFDVQPAPSSNGPTGTCLVLTTPDAERTMCTNLGVSTTLAATDIDVERLKQCQYSYIEGYLWDAPEPRQASVETMEQSKRNGVKVSFTFSDSFLVDRFAGDFHKLVTDYCDTIFCNADEVRRFCEMESLEDCAHKMGELVDLAFITDSENGCLVVENRQIVHVPGFPVQAIDTVGAGDAFAGGVLFGLTNGYSAAQAARWGNYLASSVVQVHGPRLEELPAKKVEEIVAG
- a CDS encoding PAS domain S-box protein; protein product: MKLRTAFVSSFLGLASLVALLGIINVLLEKNNNSYLLRISQTTIPKILGLEQIKSASSRMIAETLSQALIKSELARTSSNKREAQNLAQYRKEEQAEFAAAQKEMDAWMKRLESLPRDSQSKKLFQELQEYQNIFFQKNKQVIDLKNNRTTNAAILAATKELEETEEEFLDLMDRAIAIEADNLRLAEELSARNVKNALQLNLASIILVTILAIYLGLFLAKKVVQPIIEIKDAAVKIGQGKLDVRLKSKNLTEISILADTFNTMADNLAKITVSQSYFDNVLRSMIDALIVLNHDMTIKTFNFAAFLLLRYDDESDLIGQSLKVILGDDRFLKDLEDSELTQNNSFLGRKETTLLAKNGEKIPVYFSASVLRDDEGQIQGFVCLAQDITDRKRAEMARQESEAKWRSLVENAPDTIITADATGAIQFINRVLPGLTIEEVIGTSIYDCVPLESREQLRQSINSVFETGQPQNCELAWVGSADNYCWYSSRLGPVHNGGKVVAVTLIGSDITDRKRMEEALRESEDRLEGILNSLTDIVWSVSAQTFEMLYVNPAVETVYSRPASEFFQHPSLWQEVVHPEDRERAMLASQQMFTTGLKEIEYRIVRPDGEVRWLHDRGHLTCNADGIPLRLDGIATDITERKRAEEALQKLNEDLEIRVQERTKAFRQANKRLQEEIAERQLVGEALHQSEERLNSILNSLDDVVWSVDATTFQLLYLSSAVETVYGRSVSDFLTNPNIWVDAIHPEDRQRVQNVTHQRFEAGTVELEYRIIHGSGEVRWLRDRSRVVHNAEGKAIRLDGISTDITEGKQAQEALLTSEKHYRAIVEDQTELICRFLPNGSLTFVNDAYCRYFNKQREQLIGDRFMSAIPEREQAIVLKNLKSVSLKNPVLTWENRLVLPNGEIRAQQWTNRAIFDESGDVIEFQAVGRDITQRKRAEAALRKSEARFRNLAKREALLNQLASQIRNSLDLDKILDAAVREIRNLLQIDRCLFIWYRSNAGGSHLRDFSSPNSNFQGQTASWEVVKEARNPEFPSLLGHYPNHPENHYMAKLFNRDMIRVDDLTLSADPEYQQMHTSWGYTSVAIIPIVTLAGEMGWLSCGHCSGPRPWRDSELTLLQAISDQVTIAISQAELYAHATEAARAAREQAQQLQQAMKALQQTQAQLIQTEKMSSLGQMVAGVAHEINNPVSFIYGNVDPAMEYIEDLLNLVELYRQSYPKPLPVIQDEIEAIDLEFLKEDLPKLLSSMKVGAERIRQIVLSLRNFSRLDEAQMKSVDIHEGLDNTLLILQNRLKAKGAMSEIQVVKEYGTLPPVHCFAGQLNQVFMNILANAIDALEMDRKLGNALVMPAIRIHTGLLNGQRVEIRISDNGPGMSQDVKQRVFDPFFTTKPVGAGTGLGLSISYQIVVDKHGGELSCVSAPGEGTEFIIDLPVQQQYHEPALFK
- a CDS encoding YdcF family protein is translated as MFLFLSKLLPIFIYPLGLSSLLMLVALVILWKRPRWAAAVISLAWIILLLGSNGWVAQGLVRSLEWQNLPATQLPEADAIVVLGGAVKPAISPRPWVDVSEAGDRILHGAQLYRQGKAPFLILSGGRIEWKGGGPAESEDMAKIAETMGVPKDAILQDPTSLNTHENAVNVRKILDSQGIRRQVLLVTSAMHMPRSLLIFKRQGIQATPAPTDFLVSEQELQEINSSWQSTLLNILPDADNLQQTTKALKEYIGLVVYRLRGWL
- a CDS encoding AAA family ATPase: MSDACFPLLIQQMLQPAFYSHSVREPIELIQTHISFVLLTGDYVYKIKKPVNFGLLDYSTLEKRRFFCERELLLNQRGAPDIYLEVLPISQLGSQFQLGGVGEPVEYALKMRQFPQEALFINLFQRGLLTEPHLEELGRYVANFHKKSLSNEWGRSFGNVAQIREAIEQNYQRTEKYADWLLSPEQFAEIRRFTDNFFSQYQAVFNGRIENGWIRECHGDLHLSNIAWCQNQVLLFDCIEFNDRLRCVDVMFDLAYAAVDLEVRQRSDLSNIYLNTYIEQTGDWEGLQVLPLYLIRQAYVRAMVTSFLLDDPSVSSEEKQKPVETAKKYYNLAWQYTQPRRGEIILMSGLSGSGKSTVARHLAHQTNAIHIRSDAVRKHLGGISLKERGGEDLYTPEMTHKTYHRLLKLGIMLAKQGWLVILDAKYDRQALRLEALAQSQANHLPLQIIHCTAPVDVLRDRLQRRRGDIADATADLLPVQQATAEPFTDFEQSYVKIIDTTQNLDTQLE